From Vibrio maritimus, one genomic window encodes:
- the tatC gene encoding twin-arginine translocase subunit TatC encodes MPSIKQTQPLINHLLELRHCLLRAVVAVMVVFLALVYFSGDIYDFVSKPLVEKLPEGATMIATDVVSPFFTPLKLTLISSVFIAVPFILYQVWLFVAPGLYKYEKKLIMPLMFSSSLLFYCGVAFAYFVVFPLVFSFFTTISLGGVEFATDITSYLDFVLALFLAFGVAFEVPVAIILICWTGATNVQSLKQKRPYVVVATFVISMLLTPPDMISQTLLAIPMCLLFEIGLFFAQFYTRQSEVEPEEE; translated from the coding sequence ATGCCATCTATTAAACAGACACAGCCTTTGATTAATCACCTTCTTGAACTTAGACACTGCTTGTTGCGTGCTGTGGTTGCAGTGATGGTAGTGTTTTTAGCCTTGGTCTATTTTTCGGGTGATATCTATGATTTTGTGTCTAAACCGCTTGTTGAAAAGCTGCCAGAAGGGGCAACGATGATTGCAACTGACGTTGTATCGCCATTTTTCACTCCATTAAAGCTGACCCTAATATCATCGGTATTTATTGCCGTACCTTTTATTTTGTATCAGGTATGGTTATTTGTTGCCCCCGGTCTCTATAAGTATGAAAAAAAACTCATTATGCCGTTGATGTTTTCAAGCTCTTTACTTTTTTACTGCGGTGTGGCATTTGCCTATTTCGTGGTGTTTCCACTAGTATTTAGTTTCTTCACTACCATATCGCTTGGTGGAGTAGAGTTTGCGACAGATATCACTAGTTACCTAGATTTTGTTTTAGCGTTATTCCTAGCGTTTGGTGTTGCATTTGAGGTGCCCGTTGCCATTATTCTGATTTGTTGGACCGGAGCAACGAATGTTCAAAGCTTGAAGCAAAAACGTCCTTACGTTGTGGTTGCTACGTTTGTCATTAGTATGTTACTTACGCCGCCAGATATGATTTCACAAACTCTATTGGCGATTCCGATGTGTTTGTTGTTTGAGATTGGTTTGTTCTTTGCTCAATTCTATACTCGGCAAAGTGAGGTAGAGCCCGAGGAAGAGTAA
- a CDS encoding winged helix-turn-helix domain-containing protein, which produces MKILLNKVNSIICLETGQCFNKVTLETQCLPSKVAECINIIANGTLSNKHISSNELKQSLWPHGHISKESVTQIISRTRKQLNDTSKTILIYTPNQGYSFSGLELYEELDNNESKSELKLRTSKFKHTNKTVKRLIGLIIGGMFLLSLLFLTTTVAAKNHTSKISVDRNNKHILIDTKGEKYKCQLINHRVYITCTKHKY; this is translated from the coding sequence ATGAAAATTCTTTTAAACAAAGTTAATTCAATTATTTGTTTGGAAACTGGGCAGTGTTTCAACAAGGTTACACTAGAAACTCAATGCTTGCCATCTAAAGTAGCTGAATGTATAAATATTATCGCTAATGGAACTTTGTCAAATAAGCATATTAGTTCAAATGAGTTAAAACAATCTCTTTGGCCTCATGGGCATATTTCCAAAGAAAGTGTAACTCAGATTATAAGTAGAACTAGGAAACAGTTAAATGATACATCAAAAACTATACTTATATACACACCAAATCAAGGGTACTCATTTTCTGGATTAGAGCTATACGAAGAGCTAGATAACAATGAAAGTAAGAGTGAGCTAAAACTAAGAACTAGTAAATTCAAACACACTAATAAAACAGTGAAACGATTAATTGGTTTGATTATCGGGGGGATGTTTTTATTATCGTTGTTGTTTTTAACAACTACTGTTGCCGCCAAAAATCACACATCAAAAATAAGTGTCGATAGAAATAATAAACACATACTTATTGATACTAAAGGAGAAAAGTATAAATGTCAATTAATAAACCACAGAGTATATATAACATGTACAAAACACAAGTATTAA
- a CDS encoding PA3496 family putative envelope integrity protein, producing MAERNNSGLLEKQPWTIRTQARKEVPKKPNENQKQHARVRRRIEQILEERELRKLWTLD from the coding sequence GTGGCTGAAAGAAACAATAGTGGTCTGCTTGAAAAGCAGCCTTGGACTATACGTACTCAAGCCCGCAAAGAGGTACCGAAAAAACCGAACGAAAATCAAAAACAACATGCTAGAGTAAGACGAAGAATTGAACAGATTCTGGAAGAAAGAGAATTAAGAAAATTATGGACTCTTGACTGA
- a CDS encoding EAL domain-containing protein produces the protein MTIIYDTSFIDVNLAGQKIFPTNLNDNEDTTQKLEILSRPLSGRNIQHLVNNLEQNGLGYRIDTNVLSQIAINTNLQNSHLFINLTNSSLHKININNIISKLDNIKGIVTLEISESYHGWRHDECLNSIMLLKELGYSIAIDDFSNNYKFSLDELNQIKPDYIKIDKDCFTTLSEKRLQHLIATLRKHVTESNILIEGVSSKHLLDKAAFVGANYIQGYFLHTPELISSPVKLEIF, from the coding sequence ATGACAATTATATACGACACGTCTTTTATTGATGTCAATTTAGCAGGACAAAAAATTTTTCCAACCAACTTAAATGACAATGAAGATACAACACAAAAATTGGAAATATTAAGTAGACCTCTATCAGGGAGAAATATTCAACATTTAGTTAACAATTTAGAACAGAATGGTCTTGGATACCGTATAGACACAAATGTATTATCCCAAATAGCTATAAACACAAATTTACAAAATAGTCATCTGTTCATAAATTTAACCAATAGTTCTCTGCATAAAATTAATATCAATAACATTATATCTAAGTTAGATAATATTAAGGGAATTGTTACACTTGAAATATCTGAGTCATACCATGGTTGGCGTCATGATGAATGTTTGAATTCTATTATGCTATTAAAAGAACTAGGATATTCAATAGCAATCGACGACTTTTCAAATAACTATAAATTCTCTCTCGATGAACTAAATCAAATAAAACCCGACTATATAAAAATTGATAAAGACTGCTTTACTACACTTTCTGAAAAACGATTACAACATCTTATTGCAACGTTAAGAAAACACGTGACAGAAAGCAATATTCTCATTGAAGGAGTATCTAGCAAACACTTATTAGATAAAGCGGCTTTTGTTGGGGCCAACTATATTCAAGGTTACTTTCTGCATACTCCAGAACTAATTTCCAGCCCAGTTAAGCTAGAGATTTTTTAG
- the tatA gene encoding Sec-independent protein translocase subunit TatA has translation MGSISIWQLLIIAAIVILLFGTKKLRGIGGDLGSAVKDFKKAMIEDEITAKLNEKGVDFELANIEQKKTNAFTETRKNKEQA, from the coding sequence ATGGGTAGTATTAGTATTTGGCAACTTCTTATCATTGCTGCGATTGTAATTCTGCTATTTGGTACGAAGAAACTTCGTGGTATTGGCGGTGACCTAGGAAGTGCAGTAAAAGACTTCAAGAAAGCAATGATCGAAGATGAAATTACTGCAAAGTTAAATGAGAAGGGTGTTGATTTTGAGCTTGCCAACATTGAGCAAAAGAAAACAAATGCTTTTACTGAAACAAGAAAAAATAAAGAGCAGGCATAA
- the tatB gene encoding Sec-independent protein translocase protein TatB — MFDIGFWELVLISMVGLVVLGPERLPTAIRSVSRFIRSAKEMANNVKGELSHELKIQELQANLRKTEEMGMEELSPELNRSVGGLVLTVQDTIPPYSSDKIKAVNSEQSTRPAVSSEVPKPVENELLDKVLNKD, encoded by the coding sequence GTGTTTGATATCGGTTTTTGGGAGCTGGTACTCATCTCTATGGTTGGTCTAGTCGTTTTGGGACCAGAGCGTTTGCCAACTGCAATTCGAAGTGTTTCTCGTTTTATCCGCTCAGCAAAAGAGATGGCGAACAACGTTAAAGGTGAACTTTCACACGAACTTAAAATACAAGAGCTTCAAGCTAATCTGCGAAAAACTGAGGAAATGGGTATGGAAGAGCTATCTCCTGAGCTGAATCGTTCGGTAGGAGGGTTGGTGCTGACCGTTCAAGATACAATTCCCCCTTATTCGAGTGATAAAATTAAGGCGGTCAATTCTGAGCAAAGTACACGACCTGCGGTAAGCTCAGAAGTCCCCAAACCTGTTGAGAATGAGCTTTTAGATAAGGTTCTGAATAAGGACTAA